The DNA region CCGCCAGGGCCCGTCGTCATCGAAGACGTGCTGCTGCTCCCCAAGGTGGGAGACTACGCGCGGGCGGCGCTCCACCGTGACCCGGTTGAGGCCGCGATCGCCACGGGCGCCTGGCAGACCCCCAAGGCGGGCGACAAGGTGACCGACACGTTCGGCGCTGAGCGTCAGTGGCGCCCCGTGCGCATCAGCGGCAAGACCGGGCTGGTCGACCCCGCGGCGCCGGGGGGCTACGCGCTGGCGTCGGTCGAGTCGCCCCAGCGCCGCTTGGTGATCCTCGAAGCAACCGGCCACGCCGCTGTTTGTGTCAACGGCGAGTGGCGTACGGGCGATCCCTACGCGCTGGGCTGGTTGCGGCTGCCGATCGAGCTCGAGCAGGGCCAGAACGAGCTGCTGTTCCACGTCGCGGCGCCGGGGTTCCGAGCGAAGCTGGTCGCGCCCCCCAGCGACTGCTTCTTGATCCCCGAAGACGCGACGCTACCCGACCTAGTAGAGGGCGAGGCGCAACCGCTGCTGGCCGCCGTGCCGGTAGTGAACGCCACCACCGCGCCACTGGTGGGGGCCGAGATTGTTTGCGAAACACCCGGCGGTGGGGTCAGCGTGGCGACGCTGCCGCGGATCGAGCCCCTGTCGGTATTCAAGGCGCCCGTCGAGCTGACCCCCGACCCGTGGAAGTACGAGCCCACCCGCATCCGCGTGCTGGTGCGTACGAAGGCCCGGGAGGACGAACCCTCGAAATCGCTGGCCGAGTCGTGGGTGAGCGTCGAGCACGCCGCGGCGGGGGGCCCGCAGGTCCGCACCTTCCGCAGCGAGATCGACAACAGCGTGCAGCGCTACGCCGTGAGCCCCGCCACCTCCGCGCCCAACCAGGCCGGCGAGGCGGGCGCTATCGTCGCCCTGCACGGGCTGGGCGTCCCCTGCGATGAGTTCCTAGAAAACTACCAGGCCAAGCCCTGGGCCAGCGTCGTCTGCCCAGAGAACCGCCGCCCCTACGGCTTCGACTGGGAAGACTGGGGCGCGCGTTCGGCGGTCGAAGCCCTGGCCGACGCCCAGCAGCGTTTTGAGTTCGACCCGCGGCGCGTCTACCTCACCGGCCATGGGGTCGGCGGGCACGGCGCCTGGCACCTGGCGGCGAGCCAGCCCGGCCGGTTCGCCGCGGTCGGACCCAGCGGCGGTTGGATCAGCTTCAAGAGCTACGGCGGCGCCCTCGACCTCGAGACCCCTACCCCCGTTCAGGCGATGCTGGCCCGCGCCGCGGCGCCAAGCGACACGCTGCGGCTGGTGCGCAACCTCGCCCCGCTGGGCGTGTACGTGCTGCACGGCGAGCAGGACGACCGCACCCCCGTGGCCCAGAGCCGGTACATGCGCGGCAGGCTCGGCGAGTTCCACACCGACTTCGCCTACCGCGAGCAAGCGGGCGCCGGCGCGTGGTGGGGCCCCTCCTGCTGCGACTGGCCCGCGATGATGCGGTTCTTCGAAGACCGCTCCCGCCGCGAGCCGGGCAGCGCCGCGACGGTCGACTTCACCACCATCAACCCCGGCGCGTCCGCCACGATGGATTGGGTCACCATCGCGATGCAGCAGCAGCAGTTCGAGCCGAGCCGTGTGGTGCTGGAGCGCGTCGTCGACCAACGCCTCATCAAGGGCCGCACAGAGAACGTGGCGTCGCTGGGGATCGACCTGGCGGGCCTCCCCCCCGGCGCGCCGGTCGGCATCGCAATCGACGGCGGCCAGCGGGTCGTGGTCCCTTGGCCCGGCGACCAAACCAAGGTGTGGCTCGTCCGCCAGAGCGACGGCGCCTGGCGACACGAAGACGCCCCCAGCGCCTCCGAGAAGAACCCCGAGCGCTACGGCGGCCTCAAGGCCGTGTTCGACCGCAACCCGCTGCTAGTGTACGGGACCGCGGGCACGCCCCAAGAGAACGCTTGGGCGCAGAACAAAGCGCGGCTCGACAGCGAGACGTTTTGGTACCGCGGCAACGGCTCGCTAGAAGTCGTGCCTGACACCCAGCTCGCCGGGCTCGAAGACCGCAACCGCAACGTGGTGCTGTACGGCAACCGCGACACCAACAAGGCGTGGCCCCGGCTGGTGCCGAGCCGCGACTTCGACCTCCGCGCGGGCTACATGCGGCTCGGGCTGAGCCCCCGGCGCCAAGAGTCGGTGGCCGGCCTCAGCGTGCTGGCCGTTCAGCCCCGCGTCGGCAGCGCCAAGGCGTTGGTGGGCATGATCGGCGGGACCGACCTGGAGGGCATGCGGGGCACGAGCCGGCTGCGCTACTTCTTCGCCGGCGCCGGCTTCCCCGACCTGCTGGCGTTCGGCCCCAAGACGCTGGTGGAAGGAGAAAAGGACGTCCGCGCCACGGGCTTCTTCGGCCCCCGCTGGTCCGCCGAGCCGAGCGAGATCGTCTGGCGTGACTTGGCTCTGTAGGTTGGCCGCGCTCTTCAAGCCGACGGAAAGAGGGGAACCGCCAAGACGCCAAGACGGACGAGAGACTGTTGACCGGATTACAGGATTGGGCCGGATCGACAGGATGAAGTTCTAGAATACATCCGTTCGACGGGCCGGCTGGGGATTCACTACCGCTCGTTGAAGAATTGAGTCCCGTGAATCTTGATGTTCTCGTCATGCAGCCCACTTTCCGTCCGTCTTGGCGCGTCCTTGGCGCTCTTGGCGTCGTGGCGGTTTAATCTTCGTTCGTCCGTCGCCGCGTCTGGGCGGTTTTCTTCCTTTCGCGCTGCCGAGCGGTTAGACTGCCCCGCATGTTTTTCTCCTTTGACGGCGTTGACGGCGCCGGGAAATCGACGCAGCTCCGGCTGTTCTGCCAGTGGCTCCGCGACCAGGGGCGCGACGTGGTCGAGTGCCGCGACCCGGGCAGCACCCCGCTGGGCGAACGGCTGCGCGAGGTGCTGCTGCACTCCGGCGAGGAGACGCCCATCGACCGCCGGGCCGAGATGTTCTTGTACATGGCCGCCCGGGCGCAGCTGGTTGAGCAGGTGATCCGCCCGGCGCTCGAAGCCGGCAGCGTCGTGGTGAGCGACCGCTACGTGCTGGCCAACATCGTCTACCAGGCGTACGCCGGCGGGCTCGGCGTCGAGACGGTCCGCGCGGTGGGCGAGGCGGCCATCGCGGGGGTCCGGCCCGACTGTGTGTTCGTGCTCGACCTCGACCCGGAGCTGGCCGACGCGCGCATCGACCGCCAACGCGACCGCATGGAACAAGCGGGCGCCGAGTTCCGCGAGAAGCTCAGGGTGGGGTTCCTCGCCGAAGCGGCCCTCGACCCCGCCCGGCTGCACGTGGTGAGCGCCGCCGGCGCTATCGAAGAAGTCCACGCCCAGATCCGCCAGATCGCCAGCGATTCCATGGCGAGCCGTCGGCGTTAGCCGTCGGAGTTTTGGCCGGGGTGGAGTGATGACGCGCAGCGCGTGCAGCCCGACGCGTGCAGCCCGGCGGGGCAATCCTAGCGGCGGACGCTCCGGCGGCTTACGCCGACGGCTCGCCTTCGTGGGGGGCCGGCGCGGGTCCCACGGCGCCCAGCCACTGCAGGCCGAGCACCAGCAGCAGCCCCGCGGCCGCCAGCGCGATGTACAGCAGCGACTCGCCGTCGAGCGTGGTCGGCCAGTACGGCTCGAACGTCTTCTGTTTGAGCTCCTCGACGGCGGGCGTCAGGTCGCGTTGCCAGGGCCAGACCATCCGCAGCGAGCCGACCATAAACCCGCACAGCGCCGCCATCGTTACGCTCCAGCAGTTGGCGAGCAGCCAGCGGATCACCCGGCTAAAAAGCGCCAGCCCAATGGCGCAGCCCGCGGCGAAGACGGCGAGCGTTGCGAGGTCGCCCGTAGTGGCCTCGCCGTGCGGCAGCCCCTTGAGGATGCCGGTGATCTGTTCGTACTTGCCCAGCAGCAGCAAGATGTAGGCGCCGCTGATGCCGGGAAGGATCATGGCGCAGATCGCGATCGCGCCGCAGAAGAAGGTGTAGGGGAGCCCGGCCGCCGGCTCGACGCGTTCCAGGCCCACCAGCCAGTAGGCGAAGCCGGCCGCGGCAAGGCCAACCACCACCGCCCCCGCGGCGCCGCCGTGGGTCGCGGGCCGCACCATCGCCAGCACCAGCAGGCTCGATCCGAGGATGAGCCCAAAGAACGCGGCCGAGGTAGCGTTGTGGTGGTGCTCTAAGAGGTAGTGCATCAACCGCGCGAGGCCCACGACGCCGATGCCGATCCCCGCCCCCAGCGTCGCCAAGAACCGCAGGTCGACGTGCGTTGCCGCATCGGCGAGCCGACCCTTCAACACCAGGCGGACCGCCTCGCGGTCGAACCGGCTGATTGCGGTGACCAGCCGCTGGTAGATCCCCAGCACCAGCGCGACGGTTCCGCCGGAGACGCCCGGCACGATGTCGGCGGCGCCCATCAGCAGGCCGCGCAAAATGTTGAGAAAATCGGCGGCGCGTGGCATGGAGGGCTGGGTGCTGTAGCGACGGAGGGAGGGTGGGCGCTAACTATAGCTCATCGCTGGGGGCGGGGCCGAGTCGAGCGGGGGGCAGCGGAAAGTGGGGCGTTTTCCCACGCGCCGGGGGCGGGGACGCCCCGGATCGCAAGAGCCGCGTGTGAGCCGGGGCGTCCCCGCCCCCGGCGCAGCTCGTTCAACCTCAACCCTCGCGCCCCGCCAACCGTGCTTGCAAAAACATTGACCCACGGCGCCGCAGGCAATAAGATTTTGCTCTGTCAGGAGTTACGGCGCGCAATCGCCCGGCCTGACAACGCCGACCGATTTCCGTAATGGCGAACAGCATGATCTTGCGACGCACGGCAACAGGGTGGTTGGCGCTAGCGCCCGCGAAGGTGAACCTTCACCTCCGAGTGCTGAGTAAACGCCCCGACGGCTACCACGAGGTCGAGACGCTGATCGCGCCGATCGGCCTGTACGACGAACTGACCATCGCGGCCGACCCGACCAGCGACCGCGTCTCGCTGTCGGTGGTCGACCCGTTGGGCCGCCCCGTCCCGGGGGTCCCCAGCGACAGCCAGAACCTAGTGGTGCGCGCGCTTGAGCTGCTCAGGGCCAAGTTCAACCAAACCGGCGGGGCTACGGCGCGGCTGGTGAAACGCATCCCGAGCCAAGCAGGGCTGGGGGGCGGGTCGAGCGACGCCGCCGCGGCGCTGGCGGCGGGCGCCCGCGCGTGGGGGATCGATTGCCCCGACGACCGGCTCGCCCGGCTCGGCGCCGAGCTCGGCAGCGACGTGCCGGTGTTCTTCGCCGGCGGCGCGGCGCTCTGCACCGGACGCGGCGAAGCCGTGGCCCCCGTGGCGACCCCCGCGGCGCGGTGCGTGCTGGTCCAACCCCGGGCGGGGCTTTCGACCGCAGAGGTGTACCGCGCCTGCCGCCCCGACAGCGACGGGCCCTCGGCCCGAGAGTTGCTGCAAGCGTTGTGGCGGGGCGACCTCCGACGCGTCGGCGCCACGCTGCACAACGCGCTGCAAGACGCCGCGGAGCGGCTTTCGCCGTCGATCGGCCGCACGCTGGAGGCTATGCGCCGCGTTGGGCTGACGACGGCCATGATGACCGGCAGCGGCTCGGCCTGCTTCGCGATCGTCCCCAACGCACGCTCGGCGCACGCCGCGGCCGCGTTGCTGCGCGCCCAGGGGATTGGTTGGACACACAGCACTCACCTCCTCGCACGACGGACGTAGCACACTCCGGCGAAGCGCGATCCAAGGACGACAAGCCCACAGGCTAAGGGAGTAGAACCGTGCGAATCACCGAGGTCCGCATCAAACTCATGGACGAGCCGGGCGAACGCCTCAAGGCGTTCTGCTCGATCACCTTCGACGACGGCTTCGTGGTCCGCGACCTGAAGATCATCGACGGGTCGAGCGGGCCGTTCGTGGCGATGCCTAGCCGCAAGCTCACCTCGCACTGCGGCAAGTGCGGCATGAAGAACCACCTGCGCGCCAACTACTGCAACCAGTGCGGGGTGCGGCTGGCCGAGGGTCGCGCCACGCGCGACGCCGACGGCCGCGCCAAGCTGTACGCAGACATCGCCCACCCGATCAACGCGGCCTGCCGAGAGCAGATCCAGCAGGCCGTGGTGGACGAGTACTATCAAGAGATCGAACGCGCCAAGGAGCCGGGCTACGTGTCGCGGTACGAAGACTACGACGGCGGAGACTCCGGCGAGCACCACATCGAGCACCGCCGATTCGACACGCCGCACGCCGGCGAGCCCGCCAAGGGCCCCCATCAGCCGCCGCAGGGCGCCCCACACGACACGGCCGGCCCCGACGAGGGGTTCGGCGCGGGGCTCTACAACAACTAGCGGCCCAGGCCTGCTGGCGGCGCTGACGACGCGCGGCGCGGCGCTGCGCGCTCCCCCGGCACAACCGTCTCAATACCGTGCCGTTCTGGTTCCTGCGGCGGGCCGATCGCGGTTAAGATGGGTCGCGGCGGCCCGGCCTGGGCCCGCAGCCCTGCTACTCTGACCTGCTCAGGAAGAAGAACGATGCAGACCGATCGTCGCCCCCGGACCCCGCGCCTGTGTTTGTTGCTGCTGACCGCGTGCCTGAGCGGGCCGGCCATTGCCGCGGCCCCGCGGATCGAGCCCTCCGACGACGGGCCCCGCGTCACCGTCGACGGCGAGCTGTTCACCCAGTACCGCACCGACCTGGGCAGCAAGCCGATCCTCTGGCCGATCCTCGGGCCGACCGGCAAGGAGATGACCCGCGGCTTTCCGATGCGCAAGGCGGCGCCCGGCGAGACAGCGGACCACGTGCACCACAAGAGCCTGTGGTTCGGGCACCAGCTAATGAACGGCGTCGACTACTGGCTAGAGCCCGCCTCGAAGCAGCAAGGCTCTGACCAGCCGGCGGTGGTGGACGTCGGCCGGCCGGAGATCGCCAACGAAGACGACGGCGCTGTGCTGCGCAGCAGGCGGCGGTGGCTCGCCCCTGGCGGCGAGACTGTGTGCACCGACGAAACCACCTACCGCTTCGGCGCAGACGACGACAGCCGCTGGATCGACTACCAGACCACGATCTCGCCCGTCGGCAAGCCGCTGGTGATCGGCGACACCAAGGAGGGCTTGTTCGCGGTGCGGGTGGCCGACTCCATGCGGCAAGACGCGGGGCTCGGGGGGACCATCGTGAACGACTCGGGCCAACGCGACGCGGATTGCTGGGGCCAACGCGCCTGTTGGGTGGACTACTCCGGCCCGGTCGACGGCCAACTCGCGGGCATTGCTATCATGAGCCACCCCACGAACGACCGGCCGAGGCCCCGCTGGCACGTGCGCACGTACGGTTTGTTCGCGGCGAACCCGATCGGCGAGAAAGACTTCCCGCCGATCGAAGGGTACCGTCAGGGGACGGTCACGGCGGCGGTGGGAGAGCCGCTGACGTTCCGTTACCGGGTGTTACTGCACCGGGGCGGCGCGGCCGAGGCCGACCTCGCCAGCCAATTCGAGGCGTACTGTGCCGAATAGCGCGCCGCCGCAACGGTTCGTTCAACGTGCGCAGCGCAGCGAAGCTGGGCGCTCCTTTCGGGGCGCGTCGGCCGGTAAGCGCGCGCCGCTCGGCGCCGGCCGATACCCGATGGGCGTTCCAATCGCACCCCCGGCGTACGAATCGCGAACAGGATTGTGAAGATTTGCGAAGCCCCGCAGTCCCCCCAACCGATCAACTTGGTGATAGCACCCAGCGGGACGCTACGGAGGCGTCCGCGATGAGACCAGACCCCCAACAAGCAAACGCACTGGAGCAGGTGAGACGGTTGGTGAACCGGACGCTGTGCGACCGGGAGAACCTAGAGCCCGACTGCTTCGGGCTCGGCCAGCAGCCCCTCACGCAACAGGGCCGCCTGTGCGGTTACTACTTTTGGCTTGAAGGACCGAGGAACGTTCGACTCTCCGCTGTTTGGGAGATCGAGGCGGACGCCGTGCTCTGCTACGGAGCAGATGGCGCCCGTTTCGCCAAACTCCCCGTCGATTCGCACGACCCGGGGCGGGCAAAACCCGCCGCCGAACGCCGTCGTGCGGCTTGACGTCCGCTGGGGCTACTAGTATACATGTGCATAGCAGTCCCAAGGCGGCCCCACGGAGGTAGGCGTCCCATGTTGGTTCTCTCACGCAAAGAATCGGAACGGATCCGAGTCGGAGACTCGATCGTTATTACCGTCGTCAAACTCGGCGGAGACAAGGTGCGGATCGGCATCGAAGCCCCCAGCGACGTGCTGGTGCTGCGCGACGAGCTCAAGCCGTTTGACCGGCCTCAGCAGATCGCGCTGGCCCGCCCCGCTTGAGCGGCCCCTAAGGGGCCAGAAGCCGCGCGAGCGTCGCGTCCCCCCCCTCATCGAGCATGCCTTACGGCGCCGAGCGGTCCTCTTGGAACTGCTCGGCGCCGAGGCGCAGTAGCTCGGCGCGTCGTGTCGCCTCGGCCGCTTCGGCCTCGGCTTTTTCCTGGGCGGAACGGGCCTCGTTGAGCAGGGCCTCCATCCTGGCCTGGGCGTCGCCCGCTGCCTTGGCCGCCGCCGCTAGCTTGCCGGCCAGGTCCGCGGCCGCGGCCGCCTCCTTCGAACGCAGCTCGGCTTGCGCCGCGGCCTCGGCCGTCGCGGCGGCCGCGGTCTGGGCGTCCAGCTCGGCCTGCTGGGCGTCGGCGGCAAGCCGCTGTGCGGCGAGCTGGAACGTCGCCAGCTCCTTTTCGGCTTTGCGCGCGGCTGCCTCGAGCTCGCCGAGCGCTCCGCTCTGTTCCTGGGCGCCCGTGGCGGCCCGCTTCACCTCGCTTTGCAGCTTCGCCAGATCGGGGAGCCCGCGGCGTTTGTTCTCGGCCGTTGCGAGGCGCGTCTCGGCCTTAGTGAGCGCCGTTGCCAACCGCTTGGCGAATTCTTCGTCGTTACCCGCCGCTTCGGCCTCTTGCTTGGCGTCTGCGACCGTTAGCTCCGCGGCCGCCAGGCGGTCGGAGTACGCGGCGTGGGCCGCCTCGCCCCGGGCCAGGCCCGCCTCGGCCTCGTCGAGCCGGCGCGACGCCTCGTCGGAGAGCCGCTGCGACTCGCGTAGCCGCTCCAGCGCCTCGCGCACCCGCTCATCTAGCGTGGGGGGCGCGGTGTCGAGCTGGTGGATCGTGACGCCGTCGCTCGTCGCCAGCAGCCGTGTGACGCCGGCCCAGTCGCTGACCGCTACCCGCGCGCCGTCGTGCGTGAAGCAGGCGGCCAGCGCGATGTCGCTCAGCTTGGCCAGCTCGCGGGTCGGCTTGCCGTCCGCGGCCCAGGTTTTGACTTTGGCGTCACGGCCGGCGGTCACCAGGGCGCCGTCCCGCGCGAGCGCTACGGACAGCACCCCACCGCCGTGTGCGGCGAAGTTCTTGATCGGTTTGCCTTCGCGCGACCACATCCGCACCTCGCCGTCTTCGCTCGCCGAGGCGAGCACCGCGGAGTCGCTCCGCCAGCAGAGCGACGTGATCGGGCCCTTGTGGCCGGCCAGCGTGCCGCGGCCGTAGCCCTCGGAGGCATGCCACAACTCGACCGCGCCGCCGCGGTCGGCGGTCGCCAGCAGGGCGCCGTCGGGGCTGAACTCGAGCGCGGTCACCCAGTCGGTGTGCTTGCCGATTTCGTAGGCCAGCTCGCCGTCGGCCACGCGGTAGACGCGGACCTTCTTCTTCGGCCCCCCCAGGGCCACCAGCGAGCGGTCGGGGCTGAGGTCGGCGGCCAGCACCGTGTCGAGCTCGTCGCCGTACACCCCCAGGCGGACGCCCGTCTCGACATCGATCAGCGCCACCGCACCCGAGGCGGCGCTGCGGCCGCCGCCGACAACCAGCACCGATCCGTCACGGCTGAAGCGTACGGTCTGCGGGTCGCCCAGCGGGAAGGGCGCCACGCCCAGCAGTTGGCCCGTCTCGGAGTGGAACAGCAGCACCTGCTTGGGCGCCGCGGCGGCGATCAGCGGCGCCCACGGGCTCGCGGCCAGCGAGCCGATCGCCGGCGCGTGCTGGTAGTCGGCCGCCGGCTCGCGGAACCACCCGCGCGGCATCGCCGGCTCGCCCACGGGGCGGTTGTCTGTGGTCGCCTGCACGGCGCCCAGCCCGGGCCCCTGCGACTTCTTTGGCTTCGAGCCGTTGTTCTCCAGCAATCCGCCGTCGATCCAAGCGCGTACGACCGCGAGTTGGTCGTCCGGCAGCTTGTCACCGGGCGGCATCTTGGGCGACTCTTCGTGATTCACCAGCTTCCACAGCCGCGACGAACCCGCGTCGCCCCCCACCAGCACCTCGCCCCCGGCGCCGCCGGCCGACGCCGCGGCGTAGGTGTCGAGCGCCAAGTCGCTGGAGGCCCCGTCCTGGCTGTGGCAGGCGAAGCAGTGCTCGCGGAAGATCGGCGCCACGTGCTCGTCGAAGGTCACCTTCTCCGGAAGCTCCGCGGCCTGGGAGGCGATGCAGAGAGCGAGCGACGCCGAACAGGCAGTGATAGATGTCTTCAACATGGGCTTACGGTATGGAGGTTAACCACGCATGCACTGAGTCAACAGAGGAGTCACTAGAATCTCTCGCAGAGGCGTAGAGACGCGGAGAATACCCAGGATTGAACTGGACTGACCCACGCATCCATCGGCGCCAAGGGTTGTTGCCAGCTCACCGTGCTTGCTCTGCGTCTCCGCGCCTCTGCGAGGGCTTTTTCGCGTTCCCCACCTCTGTCTCTGTGTCCTGGGTGGCTCCGTAGTCAAATCGTTGTTTAGTGGTTGAACAAGAACTCGCGCGAGTTCAGCAGCGCCCACAGCACGTCGCGGAGCGCCCCAACCTTGTCGTTCGAGTCCGCCACGAGCGCGGTCAGCTTCGCCCGCTCGGCCTCGGTCGGCAGCCGCGTGAGGCAGCGTACGTAGAACGCGTCGATCACCTTGGCGGGGTCGTTGCCCTGGGCGGCCCACAGGTCGGGGGCGAGCTTCGATCCGTAGGCCTTGCCGTGCACCGACCCGCCGTTGAGCAGGTGCAGCGCCTGCGACAGCGTGGGGTCGGAGCGCGACTCGCAGGCGCACACGGTTTCTCGCTTCGACCGGCCGAAGGTGGTGAGGAAGTAGTTGCCCGCACGCCCGTCGGCCACCTGCACCGCGTGGGCGCCCAGCGGCAGGCCGGGGAGTTTCTCGGGCGACTCGGTCACTTGGCAGACGCAGTCCAGCAGCACCTCGGCGCCCATCCGCCGAGGGACGGCGTGCGAAAAATTGCGCAGGTCTTCTGCGTTGGACGCGTTGGTCTCGCCGGAGCGTTGGTAGGTGTGCGAGTTGCAGATGTCTCGCACCAGTTGCCGGGTGTCGAAATCATACTCCACCAGCTTGGCGCCGAGGGCTTCGAACAACTCCGGGTTGCTGGGCGGGTTGCTGACGCGGACGTCGTCGACCGGCTCGACGATGCCGACGCCGAACAGCGACGCCCACACCCGGTTGGCGACGCTCGTGGCGAAGTACGGGTTCTCCGGCGAGGTGACCCAGTCCGCCACCACGCTGCGGCGGTCGCGCTTGCCGACCTCGGCCGCATCTCCCCCAAGAGGCTTGGGGTCAAGCTTCTTGCCGGTCACCGGGTTCGTGGCGTCCCCCGAGCCGCGGTTGTACACCACCCACTCGCGGTAGTCGTCCGTCGTCTTGCGGCCGATCTGGCTGAAGTAGGCCGTGAAGCCGTAGTAGTCGTCCATCGTCCAGCGGTCGAACGGGTGGTTGTGGCACTGCGCGCACTGCACCCGGATGCCGAGCAGGCTCTGCGCCACGTTCTCTGCGATCTTCTTGGGGTCGGGGTCGACCTGGTAGAAGTTCACCGCGGGGTTCTCGAACGAACTCCCGGAGGCGGCCAGCAGGTCGTGGATCATCTCGTCCAGCGGCCGGCCGGAGTCGATCTGCTCCTTGAGCCACTGGTGGTAGAGGAACATCGGCTTGTAGTCGACGCGGTTGTTCTCGGTCCGCACCAGCAGCAGCTCCGCCCAGCGGTGGGCCCACAGGTCGGCAAACGCCGGCGCCTCGACGAGGGCGTCGATCTTGTCCGACCGCTTCTGGGGGCTCTCGTCCGCCAGGAACGCCTCACGCTCCTCGGGGGTCGGCAGCCGGCCGACCAGGTCGACCGTCACCCGGCGGAGGAAAGTCTCGTCGTCCGCGACGCCGCTGGGCCTCACGCGGAGCGTGTCGAGCTTGTCCGTCACCAGGCGGTCGATGTAGTTCGCCGGCGGGTCCGCGCTCGGCTCAAAGGGGTCGCCGGCCGGCAGCACCAGCGTTTGGCTCCCCACCGTGTGCGTGTCGAACCGCGCCATCACGAAGGCCTCGCCGCGGCGGACGCTGGTCACGACGCCCGAGGGGGCGATGGCGGCCGACCCTTCATTGTTCGACTGAAAAACGGCCAACGGCGTTACGTCGCGCGACGTGCCGTCGGAGTAGTGGGCCACGGCGACCAGCCGCTGCTCGGCGCCGGCGCCTTCCAACACGATCCGTGGCGGGAACAGCTCGACCGACTCAACGGCCAGCGCGTCGGCGACGTCGTTGGCGGCGCCCCCCGCGATCCAGTCACGCAGCGCCTGGTAGTACTGGCTGTCTTGATCGAACAGCTTGCCCCCGGTGTGCGGCACGGCGCCCGTCGCCTTCTTCAGCACCAGGCTCTCCTCGGGCAGCGCCAGGTTGACGCGGCGGGTGGCTTCTTCTCGCGTTAGCCGGAAGTGGTCGCCCGCCGGGTCGAACCCGAACAGAGACATGCGGAAGCCGTCCTTGCCGCGGGACGAGCCGTGGCACCCCCCCGAGTTGCAGCCCGCGCGGGTCAGCACCGGCATCACGTCGCAGCAGAAGCTGGTCGGGGGCGCGGCGTTGTCGCTGGCGGCCTGCAGGTCGAGCTCGGCCGACAGCCCACCGAGTTCGGCCCGCACGCGTGCGGCCCCTGCCCCTGCTGCGCGCACCAAGCCCCCTTCCACCTGAACCCCTTCGGCGTCGGACCCCCACGCCACCTCGTCGGTCACGTCCTGCGTAACGCCGTCGGCGCGGGTGGCGACCGCCACGAGCCGCTGCGTCTGACCACGCCAGTGCAGCGTTACCTGCGGCGGGTAGACGTCCAGCCGCACGTACGCGGCCGCGTCCTCTTGGGCCCCCGCGCACGGCGCCAAGCAGGCCGCGAGCAGCGCAGCGATCCCGTAGCGCAGCTTCTTTCCTCGGGTTACTTTTGGCCTCATCCCTTTGCTCCTTGATTGCCGCTCAACTGAGCGTTCTGGGTCGGCTTCTTGCGCGGCGCAGGGTCGATCCGCACGTCCGACCAGCCGAT from Pirellulimonas nuda includes:
- a CDS encoding WD40 domain-containing protein, producing MLKTSITACSASLALCIASQAAELPEKVTFDEHVAPIFREHCFACHSQDGASSDLALDTYAAASAGGAGGEVLVGGDAGSSRLWKLVNHEESPKMPPGDKLPDDQLAVVRAWIDGGLLENNGSKPKKSQGPGLGAVQATTDNRPVGEPAMPRGWFREPAADYQHAPAIGSLAASPWAPLIAAAAPKQVLLFHSETGQLLGVAPFPLGDPQTVRFSRDGSVLVVGGGRSAASGAVALIDVETGVRLGVYGDELDTVLAADLSPDRSLVALGGPKKKVRVYRVADGELAYEIGKHTDWVTALEFSPDGALLATADRGGAVELWHASEGYGRGTLAGHKGPITSLCWRSDSAVLASASEDGEVRMWSREGKPIKNFAAHGGGVLSVALARDGALVTAGRDAKVKTWAADGKPTRELAKLSDIALAACFTHDGARVAVSDWAGVTRLLATSDGVTIHQLDTAPPTLDERVREALERLRESQRLSDEASRRLDEAEAGLARGEAAHAAYSDRLAAAELTVADAKQEAEAAGNDEEFAKRLATALTKAETRLATAENKRRGLPDLAKLQSEVKRAATGAQEQSGALGELEAAARKAEKELATFQLAAQRLAADAQQAELDAQTAAAATAEAAAQAELRSKEAAAAADLAGKLAAAAKAAGDAQARMEALLNEARSAQEKAEAEAAEATRRAELLRLGAEQFQEDRSAP
- a CDS encoding DUF1549 and DUF1553 domain-containing protein, which translates into the protein MRPKVTRGKKLRYGIAALLAACLAPCAGAQEDAAAYVRLDVYPPQVTLHWRGQTQRLVAVATRADGVTQDVTDEVAWGSDAEGVQVEGGLVRAAGAGAARVRAELGGLSAELDLQAASDNAAPPTSFCCDVMPVLTRAGCNSGGCHGSSRGKDGFRMSLFGFDPAGDHFRLTREEATRRVNLALPEESLVLKKATGAVPHTGGKLFDQDSQYYQALRDWIAGGAANDVADALAVESVELFPPRIVLEGAGAEQRLVAVAHYSDGTSRDVTPLAVFQSNNEGSAAIAPSGVVTSVRRGEAFVMARFDTHTVGSQTLVLPAGDPFEPSADPPANYIDRLVTDKLDTLRVRPSGVADDETFLRRVTVDLVGRLPTPEEREAFLADESPQKRSDKIDALVEAPAFADLWAHRWAELLLVRTENNRVDYKPMFLYHQWLKEQIDSGRPLDEMIHDLLAASGSSFENPAVNFYQVDPDPKKIAENVAQSLLGIRVQCAQCHNHPFDRWTMDDYYGFTAYFSQIGRKTTDDYREWVVYNRGSGDATNPVTGKKLDPKPLGGDAAEVGKRDRRSVVADWVTSPENPYFATSVANRVWASLFGVGIVEPVDDVRVSNPPSNPELFEALGAKLVEYDFDTRQLVRDICNSHTYQRSGETNASNAEDLRNFSHAVPRRMGAEVLLDCVCQVTESPEKLPGLPLGAHAVQVADGRAGNYFLTTFGRSKRETVCACESRSDPTLSQALHLLNGGSVHGKAYGSKLAPDLWAAQGNDPAKVIDAFYVRCLTRLPTEAERAKLTALVADSNDKVGALRDVLWALLNSREFLFNH